The Cervus canadensis isolate Bull #8, Minnesota chromosome 9, ASM1932006v1, whole genome shotgun sequence genome contains a region encoding:
- the ALG5 gene encoding dolichyl-phosphate beta-glucosyltransferase — protein sequence MGPLLLQLAVLGAALAAAALILISFVAFITATEMPHLHRHEEEKFFLNARGQREALPGIQDSPTKQLSVVVPSYNEEKRLPVMMDEALGYLEDRQKQDPTFTYEVIVVDDGSKDQTSKVAFKYCQKYGSDKVRVITLVKNRGKGGAIRMGVFSSRGKKILMADADGATKFPDIEKLEKGLNDLQPWPDQMAIACGSRAHLEKESIAQRSYFRTLLMYGFHFLVWFLCVKGIRDTQCGFKLLTREAASRTFSSLHIERWAFDVELLYIAQFFKIPIAEIAVNWTEIEGSKLVPFWSWLQMGKDLLFIRLRYLTGAWRLEQTRKMN from the exons ATTTCCTTTGTTGCATTTATAACTGCTACAGAGATGCCACACCTTCATCGACATGAAGAAGAGAAGTTCTTCTTAAATGCCAGGGGCCAGAGGGAAGCCTTACCCGGCATTCAGGACTCACCTACCAAACAGCTTTCTGTGGTCGTGCCTTCATACAATGAAGAAAAACGGT tgcCTGTAATGATGGATGAAGCTCTGGGTTATCTGGAGGACAGACAG AAACAAGATCCCACCTTCACTTATGAGGTGATAGTAGTTGATGATGGCAGCAAAGACCAGACTTCAAAG GTAGCTTTTAAATACTGCCAGAAATATGGAAGCGACAAAGTACGAGTGATAACGCTAGTGAAGAACCGTGGAAAGGGCGGAGCAATTAGGATG GGTGTATTCAGTTCTCGAGGAAAAAAGATCCTTATGGCAGATGCTGACGGAGCCACAAAGTTTCCAGATATtgagaaattagaaaaaggaCTGAATGATCTACAGCCTTGGCCA GATCAAATGGCTATTGCTTGTGGATCTCGAGCTCATTTGGAAAAAGAGTCAATTGCTCAG CGTTCTTACTTCCGTACTCTTCTCATGTATGGGTTCCACTTTCTGGTGTGGTTCCTTTGTGTCAAAGGAATCAGGGACACACAGTGTGGGTTCAAATTATTAACTCGAGAAGCAGCGTCACGGACGTTTTCATCTCTCCACATTGAACGATG ggCATTTGATGTAGAACTGCTTTACATAGCACAGTTCTTTAAAATCCCAATAGCAGAAATTGCTGTCAACTGGACTGAAATTGAAG GTTCTAAACTAGTTCCCTTTTGGAGCTGGCTACAGATGGGAAAGGATCTACTTTTTATACGACTTCGATATTTGACTGGTGCCTGGAGGCTGGAACAAACCAGAAAAATGAATTAG
- the LOC122447292 gene encoding translation initiation factor IF-2-like, with amino-acid sequence MHPAFSSVLPKPSGHGKRLLSCESGSPRSLSSVRYPAPGRGREGLGGTQGKRAPRPPPRATARTPAGRASADRSPVPAARAAGSPEPSPPAPPQTGPTKEIQGRGAQRARPHARPFPVEEKLRCTRVQTRTRPARAGEGISYLSPRCYSSPPPPPTHGGLAAPRPEVGPPAARSERLHSLPGCARPAPAGPGGGGGGGDRDSGCSGGGGGGPSRRQSDWSREASSPVLVRRPGKPPGALLAGPPPPAAARPEPLGEPARRGSAARPAATCAEARGGGASGTPRRGVSRPPGRRPRPPVRPDSPRPRLDPLGRAAGAPRRIPGDVLPPHLEPEAGGPFPELEVWDRQIGLETAAPTKWLFPTCFWAPRVAVPCCLSLTCFARVKGVITPSRQRQSNWFAPAQADENRLTQSAQFWRSKIKVLADSDRLRPLDQQDAWLEDASFSLVFISR; translated from the exons ATGCACCCCGCTTTCTCCAGTGTCCTCCCCAAGCCCTCCGGCCACGGCAAACGGTTACTCAGCTGCGAGTCTGGGTCTCCACGGAGCCTGTCCTCGGTGCGGTACCCAGCCCCGGGCCGGGGGCGGGAAGGGCTGGGGGGCACGCAGGGCAAGCGCGcaccccggcccccgccccgggccACAGCCCGCACACCGGCGGGCCGAGCCTCCGCTGACAGGTCCCCGGTGCCGGCGGCCCGCGCGGCCGGCTCCCCGGAGCCGTcccctcccgccccaccccagaCAGGCCCCACCAAGGAGATACAGGGACGGGGAGCACAAAGGGCCCGGCCACACGCCAGACCCTTCCCCGTGGAAGAAAAACTTCGCTGCACACGCGTCCAGACACGCACACGCCCGGCGCGCGCCGGGGAGGGCATCTCTTACCTGTCCCCGCGCTGCTACTCatcgcccccccccccacccacccacggAGGTctggccgccccccgccccgaggTGGGTCCCCCGGCCGCCCGCTCGGAGCGGCTGCACTCACTGCCTGGCTGCGCGCGCCCAGCGCCTGCAgggcccggcggcggcggcggcggcggggaccGAGACAGCGgctgcagcggcggcggcggcggcggccccagCCGGCGTCAGTCAGACTGGAGCCGCGAAGCCTCATCGCCCGTATTAGTGCGCCGACCTGGAAAGCCGCCAGGAGCCCTGCTCGCGGGtccgcccccgcccgccgccgcgCGCCCGGAGCCGCTCGGGGAGCCCGCGAGGAGGGGGAGCGCGGCCCGCCCCGCGGCCACGTGCGCGGAAGCCCGCGGCGGGGGCGCCTCGGGGACGCCCCGGAGAGGGGTCTCCCGGCCCCCCGGGCGGCGTCCCCGTCCTCCGGTGAGACCCGACTCCCCTCGCCCGCGGCTCGACCCCCTCGGCAGAGCGGCGGGGGCACCTCGCCGGATTCCCGGAGACGTCCTGCCTCCCCACCTGGAGCCCGAGGCCGGAGGACCGTTTCCAGAACTCGAGGTGTGGGACCGACAAATCGGTTTGGAAACCGCCGCCCCCACCAAGTGGCTCTTCCCGACGTGTTTCTGGGCCCCGAGGGTGGCTGTTCCTTGCTGTTTGTCTCTTACTTGCTTTGCAAGAGTGAAGGGGGTCATTACCCCCAGCCGACAGCGCCAGAGTAACTGGTTTGCTCCTGCACAAGCGGATGAAAATCGACTCACACAGAGTG cacagttctggaggtccaagatcaaggtgttggcagactCG GACAGGCTGAGACCACTAGACCAGCAAGATGCCTGGCTGGAAGATGCAAGTTTCTCCCTGGTGTTTATCAGCAG atgA